The sequence tttgctcttttccagagatgctgcctgttcctccagcatttgaatTTCCAGAGTGTGCGGACGTTTTCGGGCAGGTTTATTTGCTTGGCTTCGACAATTGCATTATCAGATGTAGAAAGCTGATAACTGAAGCAAGAAAGCAGAACTGACAACAAGACCACTTCATATTTTCTTGATCACATTTGCCCGGGACATGACTGCCAGTATTTTAGATAATGACTCAGCTTAAGAAAATCAACAGAAATAGCAGAATAAAATGTCTGTTAAGCAAAGTCTTTTTTTGGAACTATCTTTGATTCCTTTACACTTgttaaattggtttattttttctttccacagCATATCATAAGTCAGTTAAGTGAACTCCAGGCTGACTGGGTAATTGAAGAGGACACTTTCCAGGAGGCAATACCCTATGGAACAGTTACATTTTCAAATATCATTGCGACGCTGGAACCCTCAGCCAAACGCAGGCTGGTGCTTGCCTGTCATCATGATTCAAAGTACTTCAATGAGTGGTGGTACAACAGCGTTTACGTGGGtgccacagatgctgctgtgCCATGTGCTATGATTTTGGAACTGGCTCGGTCACTGGACAATTCATTACTTCATTTAAGGGTATTCCTTAATACATGATACATCAATAACCATGAAGTTAAATAAGTAACTTGACAAATTAAAACATAACTTCACTTTATGTTTGAGAATGTCTTAACAGAAATTTAATCTCTGTCTGCAATTTACTAGATGTTCTATTTTTTAGTGAGGATATGTTGACTTTGGATTATAAgatcataaggtataggagcagaagtagaccatttggcccatcgagtctgctctgccattcaataatggctgatccaattcttccagtcatccctactcccctgccttctccccataccctttgatgccctgactgatcaagaacctatctatttcagccttaaatgtacccaatgacttggcctccacagccgctcgtggcaacaaattccacagatttaccatgctctcctaaagtaatttctcggcatctctgttctatatggaCGTCGTTCAATctgtcttgtcctagactcccctattacggtaaataactttgccatatctaatctgttcagaccttttaatattcagaatatttctatgagatcctcctgtcattctcatgaactacagggaatacagcccaagagctgccagacattcctcatatggtgacTTTCATTCGTAGAATCAtttctcgtaaatcttctctgaaccctcttcaatgtcagtatatccattctaaaataaggagcccaaaactgcacacaaataatttgtatttaaattatttttcttttgttcaGAATACCAGGGGCAGGCCAGATCTTACACTGCAGCTCATTTTCTTCGATGGAGAAGAAGCATTTCAATATTGGTCAGAGAATGACTCGCTGTATGGTTCTCGACATTTGGCACAGAAGATGGAGAGGACAGCTTTTCCACTTGGTTCAAATGAAACCAACATGCTGCATGCAATTGTAAGTAACATCTGAGTGCAGAAAGTGAACCTGACTGAGAAAATACATGTTGAAGAATAACAATTTAAATCTATGAAGCACAAGCTAAAGTCAATGTTCATAAAGATCTAGTAAACATCTTCCCACTTTGACTTTCTGGAAAGTGATACAACAGTGTCATATTTAAGCTACTGGATGAAAAGCCAGAGTTGTAATTTTCCATGCCACCAGACAAGCTGGGGAATTAACATTAATATCAGAGTGAATAAATCAGAGTTCTGATTTAAAAAGTTTATTGCAATAAAGTAACCTTGAACTAAAAACCAATTGGTTCACTGTCGACCTGATGGGGAGAGGCTGGGATGTTTTCATGACTGTGAGTCTCGAATAAGGGGATGTAGTGTCAAGGTAACAGTACAGTTATTAACCTGAATTACATGGAAATGAGTtctccagaggatggtgaatttctgGCTCAGTGGGTGGCAGAAGATCAGTCAATAGAAGTGTGTACAAGTATATAAAAGATGGGCATTTATCGATCAATGAACAAAATCACACAGAGAGATGACACAAAAGAGGAGTGAGGGGCagcattgatcagccatgatcatagtaAATGACAAGGTTGTCTTGAAGACCCAAATTATTTACTCATGCTCcaaatttcttatgttcttggcCTCTTTGGGGATCAAAGTATTCCCCTCTATTCAAGAGTCCTGtggttgagagataataactgttccagaatgtggtagtgtgggaactgaggctcgtgtgcctccttcctgatggcagcagggagaagacagcatggcctggatggtgggtgtccttgatgatggatgctgctttcttgtgatagCACTCCATGAAGATATGCTCAGTTATGGGAGGGCTTCACCCATGTGGACTGAACTGTATACACTACTTCTTTATGGCTCCTCCATTTCAGGGTATTGGTGCATtgataccaggccatgatgcaaccagtcaatatactctccactgcacacctATACAAGTTTATCAAAGCTTTAGATAACATGCCGAATCTTCAGAAAACTCTAACAacgtagaggcactgccgtggtttctttgtaatggcactgacATGTTCAAACCAGGACAGATCCCCCAAAATGATACCAGCAAGCTCACACAAAATCCCATGTGATAATGATCAGATAAGCAACTTACAAAATGTGGAATTGTGCATGAAATTTGGCAATGGATACTCATTTTGTCTTCTGCGAGATGTCCCCACTTGAAGCAAATAGGACTCTAATTTAATACAGTACTTCATATCAAATATATTTCTGACTTGTTCCACTGGAATTACAGGCCAGAATATTGTGCGGGCATCCCTGGAGTGGGGCTTCATGTGCTTCAGTTTGGAGGAAATGTGATACTAATATAGGTACCACTGACATTTGACAGTAGATATGTTAGTCATGAAATAAATACTCAATGGGAAGTTCTACAAGATCTTTTGGCTAGTCAATAGGTATTGAAATATCCTTATTGATAAATTACTTGCATTTCTTTTAGGATTTATTTGTGCTGTTGGATCTCCTCGGTTCTCCAAATCCGAGAATTCCAAGTTACTTTCCAAATACAGCTTTGTGGCATAGAAGACTGCAGCTAATAGGTAACTCAAATTAGTAAGCATTACTTACTTATCAATAATTATGTAGTTGATGGATTTTATGCATCATAACAGTTGTGGATCCTCCCTTGCATTTTGCAATTTTTACTTTTCTGCATAGTATTTACCATCTAATTATTGACTGCAAGACCAATACTCTTGTATTTTCTCCTTCAGCTGTGACACTGGAAAACCTTGCACATGGAATTCTTttcaataaccataataaatGTCATTTTTCCTGAAAGAGTTCTAAAAAAATTTACTTTAGATTAACTTAAAACAATTTTAAGTGGGACCATAATACCAGAAGATATATGAGTAGGatcgggccatttggcccatcttgtctgctctgccatttaatcacaGCTGCTCCAATTtccctgtcagccccaatctcctgcattccccccatatcccttcttgcactgactgatcaagaatctatcaacctttgccttaaatacacccaatgacttgacctccacagccacctgtggcaacgaattccacagatccaccactctctggctaaagaaatccttccccatctccattctaaaaggactcccttctattctgaggttgtgttctctggttttagactctcccagcatagaaaacatcttctccacatttactatttgaggcctttcaccatttgacagaTGTCAAtgatattcaccccccccccgccattctctgaattccaatgagtataggcccagagccaccaagcaCTTCAATCCGAGagtcatttctgtgaacctcctttgcaccctttccaaggtcagcacatcctctctttGATAAGGagccagaactgctcacaatactccaagtgagacctcaccagtgctttataaagcctcaacataaaTACACCAGAGCCGATAAAAGCTGGAATGTGGAGCACGAAACATACCGCCAGaggaacaaataatgtgctggaggaattcagcaggacgtGCAGCATCTGCGGGAAGAAAGAAACTGTCAATTTTTCAGGATGAAAGCCTACATTAGGGCAGAGAGTAGAGAAGAAGAAGACGACCAGCAGTGAGAGGAGTGTTGAGAGAGGATTCCAAagcaattgctggaggaactcagaagatctAGCAATAGCTGTGAGGAAGAAAAGAACTATTGATGTTTAGGATTGAGATACTTCTAAAAACTTGAGGAATAAGTTTTGGAAAGACTCAGCCTTTCTATAGAAAGAATATTTTTCCTACTGCTTCTCCATACAGACACTATGCAATGAACTCTGTTACTTGCAAACAAATAAAACTGCAGAACACCTAACTGTTGCAAAATATCTAAACTATCAGTACTTACAGCAGTAAGTGCGGTTGTCATCTTGCAGAGCCAAGGATTCTTATGAGAAGCACTGAAAAACTAAATATTTGGAACCTTACACTTCCAGAGATTTTTAGACTTTGAGCTCACAGTATTAAATAATATAAACCCCATACAAACTGAAGAAGGAGTAGAAGATGCAGCATAAAGACTTTTATTCCCCCCACCATTCCACCTGCTGGGAAAGAAATGCTGAAGAAGTGCATCTAAGGACTGGATAATTTTGTCATCGGTTGCAGGCTGACAGTGCAGCTGGACTGTTTTGGCTCAAGCGACGTTCCTGTTTGTTTCTTTGGCTTTAGTTTGTGACCCTACTTTCTGGCACTTCACAGAATGTTTCAAAGTGATTTACAGCCACTGGAAGCAAAAGACATTTCCATGTAAAAAATATAAAATACTTGTTATTAGAGAGTTTGGTTGTTAGTATCACTTTCAACAGAAGATAAACATTAGGTCAGGGAGGGAGTACAAACAACATAAATATATAGATAACACAGAATAAAGTAAAAATGGCTTTTATGCAACAACAGGAAAGACTCTACAACAGTTGCTACATTATGTGTGTGTACATAATTTGTATAAAAGGTAATTTGCTACATTATTGGAAAAAAGGGAATTCTGGAAAGGATATGAAGGCCACTACAGAAAACAAAGTATTTTTTCAGTATCTTGTCATCAATTTAGTTGATCAGCTGGAAGATTTAAGAGCATGCCACAACAATCACCAAAAATGGTATTTGAATATTTTAAAATACAAGTGATTAATTAAAAGTGATACTTTAAAAGTGAATCTTCAGGTATGGTTACTTCATATTTGAAAGGATACAGCCTGTTGCTCTTATCATTTAACTGAAGGATACATTAAAGTAGTATTTTCCTTGTTCAGCATTGTCGAGGATAATTTTCAGCTCTCTATGGATAATCAATGACATTTCAAGCATTTTCTCGTTGTGATTTTGCTGTCGTTTGTGTAGATTATTTGTGATTCTAGAAAAGATagagtatcagtattacagtgttaTGATAGGTTACAGTGGCAATGCATTAATGCTGGAAACATATGGAGTTACTGAGTCAACTATAAAAAGTGATGTAACTAACATGTGTTTAATGTTATCCAACAGAACGACGCCTTCATCGTCTGGGTTTACTGAGTGACCATCAAAGTGAGGTCAAATACTTCTGGACCAGGATGCGAGCTGCGCACATTATTGATGATCATGTGCCATTTCTGCAGCGAGGTAGAAGATAATCATGAATCATAATACATatgttattattttgtacatcttCTATTCTTTTGTACTGTGCTCCTCAATATAGAGCTACAAAATGGGACTGATTAGATTTTAAAAAGCTTGTAGGACACAATATATATCAAATGgcccttctgcactctttctcactgtcacatttgtgaaaaaaaaatccaaaagcaGCTTATGAGCTTAAATCTGATGCACCAAACTGTCTAAATGCAAGATCAATTCAGAAGCTGCTGGAAGAGAAAAGCTCTCCTTTTGCATTACTTTAAAAAAATgagccagaatcaggtttaatagcacctgCATGAGTCATGAGatctgttgtctttgcagcagcagtacattgcaatacataataatagctgtaaattacagtaaaaagAATACATATTAAAgaggttaaattaaataaatagtacaagtttaaaaaaaagtgaggtagtgttgatgggttcaatttccattcagaaatctgatggcagaggggaagaagctgttcctgagttgttCAGGTTCCgtaacctccttcctgaaggtagcaataagaagaaggtgtatcctgggtaatgggggtccttaatgctggatgccacctttttaaggCAATGATCTCTGAAGATGTCCAGGATGCTGTGCCTCAGTGCCCCGTGATCGAGCTGActgcattcaccactttctgctgcttattttaatcctgtgcagtgccccaaCACACCATCCCAGCCCATACCAGATggcaatgcagccagttagagtaCTCTTCATGATACATGGAGAGAATACTAATGCATTCTGTTAAAATTCCTACTGCCTTATGAGAAAATTAACCCATTTAAAATAGTGACAAGTATTGAAATTAACAGCCTGTCAATCAAATATATAATTACACCCAGTTCATCCAATGTTTGCCTGAATCGACTTGCAGAGATGAGTGGATTATTCCTCGACAGCCAGATGCCAAAATACAGACCTAGTAGCTCATATAAAATGATATACTTTGGCTTGTTTCACTACTTTTTATTCAATTAATGGACTTCAGTGCAATTGTTTTTTGAAAGTTAAGTTCTGTAATTTTATTCTATATTCAGCATacctactgatgcaccatcaataactctctgagacgtgaggcgagatatcggcttttattggctggaagaaagaacaagcagcaattgaccagcacactgcatcctggagactgagactggggcggagtccccaatcaccttcataccggggtctgtgggaggagccagagtcagtgggaggagccacaggagcagtcagccggggggggggggggggggaggggggcgtgtccagacaagtatatgtagttcaccacacctacaaGACCACCAATTCTCACCTTTCTCTGGGCATACTCTCCCTTCTCTCATTTCCCCTTCCTGCTGAACTCAGTGGAATCattgaataaaatgaatctcaaggtagtatatggtaacatacatgtactttgagaacaagtttactttgaacttatatTCCTGCCCAATTCCTGCAACACCAATTTCATAAAAGCACTGCAGTTGAGGGAAAACATGATTAAATGCCAACAGCATTTTGCTTTACAATTATTCCCTCTAGGTCTTAGTAATATTTGAAAATAATGAAGAGTTGCATATCATAGTGTGGAGTGTCCTCTTGTCTTATGCCCAGTTCTAGCCACACACCATAACGTCCCTTCTTCCCCCACCCAGCCCCATCCCATACAGGGTAAGTTCACCACTGGGGTTCAATGCCGAACGAAGCCTTGTGCATTTTAATAAGGGATGAAATTCAAACGAGTCTCTACATGGATATATTTACTATTCTCTTAAGTCTAAGTTTATACTTTTACAATGtaaaatgcctcaaaaaggcagtgtgcatTATTAAGGATGCCCATCACCCAGCTCATGGCttgttctcattgataccatcgagaaggaggtacaagagaccGAAGGCATACATTTAATAGTTCAAGAGCAGCTTAttcccatctgccatccgatttctggatTTACATTGACCCCATGAGcagacctcactacttttttgtttctgatttaccactacttatttaatttaactatttaatatatatacttaactGTAAATCACATTTTCTCgctattattacgtattgcattgtactgctgtcagaaAGTCAATAAAGTCAGCAAAGCCTGTGCTGGATATTGATGGAAATGAACCCCAGGAGAAGTCAATTAACTTTTCACTGTTTTGGTTTCACAGGTGTTCCCATTCTGCATATGATCCCAACACCTTTCCCTCAATTGTGGCACACCATGGAAGATAACGAGGTTAATCTTGATCCAGCAACAATTGAAAATCTCAATAAAATACTGCAACTGTTTGTTTTGGAGTATCTCAATGTATAAATGATCCCTGAAGTTCAGTGAACAACGGTCATGACAGAGTTAAGTACTTCCAATTAAATCATTTCGAACAGCAGACCCTCTATGCTGCCTTAATGTAATTCAAAAAGCATTATTGCAATCATACAAACTTACAAAATTAGCATCTGATTGTACTTAATGCGCTGCATGAATGAATATTGAAAGTCACAAATCAATTACTGCTTACATTTTGTGAAATTTTGGTAAACAATGCATATTCGTGGTAATTCCTCAGATAATATTCTCATCAACATTCAAAACCTTACCAGTGAATCTTATATTTGTATGTTGCATGTGTAGCAATACGCAGCACAGTTATGGTACACATTTTGTGTAAGCTATAAGTTTCAACATGAGAGTATTCAGTTCTGGATTTTATGTTTTGAGTTGTGTACCAGAAACAAGTGCTTACTTTATAACGTTACAACATACATCGTGTGAATAAACTTTTGAATTTAGTGGATGACAATTGTGACTTTTGCCTCTGCTTCAAGACATTTTGCTAGATCCAACAGAATCAAACCTGTTGAAGTGAGTTAACAACCAGCTGACACTTTGGCACACATTTAATGCTTGATCAAAGACAAACTTCTGACTAAACCTGTATTATGAATAATATAAGTATGGCGTTTCTAATAATAGAGCAGCTTAGACAGCATTTTTCTGACAATATGAGTCTCAGTGCTTTGCCGTCCCTGACAGGATTGTCACTGGCAGAGGTGAAACTATATGTTGCTGTTCACACACTTTAACAATCTAATCACACCAAAAAGAAGGGAATACAAATGAATGACATGGTCTTTTACACTGTGCACAGTGCAGGAGATTATCCTTGGTTATCCTTGGTTGATCATGCCAAACGTTAATATAGGTGCTGAACTGAATTTCTGAAGAGTCATAATACCCAGTTAACACTATGGACATAGATTCCACTGAGGAAGAGCTCTGCTTTAACCACCTGCATATAAAGTATACAGTTTCATATTGGTTTTAATTCCCTACTGTGAAAATGAGCACCAATGATTTCAGTCTCTAATCATCTCAAAAATTGTACTACATCAAATAGAACTAATTCAAAGGGATTTGGTGCTAATTCCTTTTCCTCGACCCTGGGTCCAGTAATATTGTGAACCAAATTTTAACAGTTTGCTGTGAGCCAGAACAGCTTATTACTGAAttgtttcatttaaaaaaaaattcaaatctgTGATGTTGGAGTCAGTGGCAAAGCCAAAATGTTTTATTACCCGTCAGCCAAAGCCCTTTAAAAGTTGAGAGGAAGCCACCATCTCAAAGAGCTGCAGTTTGTATGGAGAAAGCACTCCCACAGTGATTTGAGAGTCCAGTCACATTATCTAGTTTCAAGGATTTACAATATATTTacgagtcaggacagtgtataaCTTGAAGAGAAAGCTGAAGGTGATGGTGTTCCCAAAAGCCCGTTGCACTTGTCCTTTAAGGTTCCTCGAGTTTGAGGGATTGGGAAATGCTGGTAAAGAAATTTTGGTGATTTTGAGACATAGCATTCTGTAGATGGATGTTGCTGATAGATTAAATAATATTCCATCCAGTATCAAACCTGCAACAAACATATTTCAATTGAGATATTTAACTTTTATTGAAAATATAGTGCTTTATAAGTAATTTGAAACTTGATATTCAAACAGCTTACAGTAAGAAGTGCCTGTAAGAAGTATTTGCGccacccccggaagttttcatgctttattgttttacaacattgtaacacaatggatttaatttggcttttttgacactgatcgacAGAAAAAGATCGAGGGATCTCGGAGTccaagttcataggacactcaaagctgctgcacaggttgactctgtggttaaaaaagcatacagtgcattggccttcatcattcatgggattgagtttaggagccaagaggtaatgttgcagtgagataggaccctggtcagaccccacttggagcattgtgctcagttctggtcgcctcacttgagcaaggatgtggaaaccatagaaagggtgcagaagagatttacaagaatgttgcctggattggggagcatgccttatgagaataggttgagtgaactcggccttttttccctggagcgacagaggatcggaggtgacctgttagaggttgataagaggcattgattgtgtggatagtcagaggctttttcccaggctggaATTGCTAGCACAAaacggcacagttttaaggtgcttggaagtaggtacagaggagatgttagaggtatgatttttttttacacagagagtggtgagtgcatggaatgggctgctggcgacagtggtggaggcggatacaatagggtcttttaagagactcctggacaggtacatggagctcagacaaatagaggactgtgggtaaccccaggtaatttataaggtaaggacatgttcggcacagctttgtgggctgaagggcctgtattgtactgtagggtttctatgtttctaaaagactcttttgtatcaaagtgaaaacagatctctacaaattggtctaaatttattagttattaaacataaaataattgattgcataattactcatcctcttcaagtcagtatttagtagatgcgccTTTGGTGCAATTACaactttgagtctgtgtggatagatctctatcagctttgcacatctggacatggCAATTTTT comes from Hypanus sabinus isolate sHypSab1 chromosome 12, sHypSab1.hap1, whole genome shotgun sequence and encodes:
- the qpct gene encoding glutaminyl-peptide cyclotransferase, yielding MACNNILNFLLCAILVYLPAIFCQVETQGEYKAPWTEEKLFHKPRYLTTNDVRNMTSLTNISIMWYNYLRPMLRERYSGSIGNVAVRQHIISQLSELQADWVIEEDTFQEAIPYGTVTFSNIIATLEPSAKRRLVLACHHDSKYFNEWWYNSVYVGATDAAVPCAMILELARSLDNSLLHLRNTRGRPDLTLQLIFFDGEEAFQYWSENDSLYGSRHLAQKMERTAFPLGSNETNMLHAIDLFVLLDLLGSPNPRIPSYFPNTALWHRRLQLIERRLHRLGLLSDHQSEVKYFWTRMRAAHIIDDHVPFLQRGVPILHMIPTPFPQLWHTMEDNEVNLDPATIENLNKILQLFVLEYLNV